One segment of Deltaproteobacteria bacterium DNA contains the following:
- a CDS encoding B12-binding domain-containing radical SAM protein, which yields MKSKTILMINPWIYDFAAYDFWNKPLGLLIIAAILRRNGHHVTVIDCLSPLTGPRFPGGSPKRTGLGTGRFLKTHIPKPEYFHAFPRKFSRYGMPPVIFRKVLSSMPQPDLVLVGSMMTYWYPGAFEAIRQVKRFFPATPVALGGNYVTLCREHAALSGADILVEGPGESALSHLCRETLGRDLDFLPGLEEYDAYPYPAFDLLPWNDQIPILTSRGCPFNCTYCASRILNPRFIRRNPYRVAEEIDFWYNQHGILNFSFYDDALLIRPEEMFIPLAKELIKRDLPCRFHCPNGLHLKEVTGKIAKLLYRAGFQTIRFGFETSDARRQLETGGKVKNNELERAVAHLGEAGYRNRDIGVYLLCGLPNQTAGEVRRSIDYVSATGGRPIIAEYSPIPGTALWEEAVAISPFALEKEPLYHNNTLLPCRSEKLNYSAYRSLKTLTRQKG from the coding sequence ATGAAATCAAAAACTATTCTCATGATCAATCCCTGGATCTATGATTTCGCCGCTTATGATTTCTGGAACAAGCCCCTTGGTCTCCTGATTATCGCCGCAATTCTTCGCCGAAACGGCCATCATGTCACCGTGATCGATTGCCTGTCTCCGTTGACCGGCCCTCGCTTCCCGGGAGGCTCTCCTAAAAGAACGGGCTTGGGCACCGGAAGATTTCTAAAAACGCACATTCCAAAACCGGAGTATTTTCACGCTTTTCCACGAAAATTCAGTCGATACGGGATGCCTCCGGTGATTTTTCGAAAGGTCCTTTCATCCATGCCGCAACCAGACCTCGTACTGGTCGGGTCGATGATGACCTACTGGTATCCCGGCGCCTTCGAAGCGATCAGACAAGTCAAACGCTTCTTTCCCGCCACTCCCGTGGCGTTGGGCGGTAATTACGTCACCCTCTGCCGGGAACACGCTGCTTTATCCGGTGCGGATATTCTGGTAGAGGGGCCTGGGGAATCAGCCCTGTCACATTTATGTCGTGAAACACTGGGCCGGGATCTGGATTTTCTTCCTGGCCTGGAGGAATACGATGCCTATCCCTACCCGGCTTTTGACCTTTTGCCCTGGAATGACCAAATTCCGATTCTCACATCCCGGGGTTGTCCCTTCAACTGCACCTACTGCGCCTCCAGAATTCTAAATCCTCGTTTCATCCGAAGAAACCCATATCGGGTTGCCGAAGAAATAGACTTCTGGTACAATCAACATGGTATTTTGAATTTCTCGTTTTACGATGACGCCCTCCTGATCCGGCCGGAGGAAATGTTTATTCCCCTGGCAAAGGAGCTGATCAAACGGGATCTCCCCTGCCGTTTTCACTGCCCAAACGGACTCCATCTAAAGGAAGTAACGGGCAAGATCGCGAAACTCCTTTATCGTGCGGGCTTTCAAACGATTCGCTTTGGTTTTGAAACTTCGGATGCGCGAAGACAGTTGGAAACGGGGGGAAAGGTTAAAAACAACGAACTGGAAAGGGCTGTCGCCCACCTCGGGGAAGCGGGCTACCGCAATCGGGATATTGGTGTTTACCTGCTCTGCGGCTTGCCGAATCAGACTGCAGGTGAAGTCAGACGAAGCATCGATTACGTGTCGGCCACAGGAGGTCGGCCGATCATCGCCGAATATTCGCCTATACCAGGAACGGCCTTATGGGAGGAAGCCGTGGCGATTTCGCCATTTGCACTTGAAAAAGAACCACTTTATCATAACAATACCCTTCTTCCCTGCCGAAGCGAAAAGCTGAATTACAGCGCGTACCGTTCCCTGAAAACGCTGACCAGACAAAAAGGTTAA
- a CDS encoding insulinase family protein: MALPPLMWATDLENRVHKTVLSNGLAVLILERHISPTVALYIRHRAGAVDEALGETGLAHFLEHMMFKGTTSIGTSDYQKEQITLRRISETGQAIDLERRKGIGADGKKISEAQARLDSLQKAHRKFYIPNEIDRLYTENGAEHFNATTSQDLTSYYVSLPSNKIELWARIEADRMTNPVFRDFYVERQVIMEERRQRVESNPSGKLYETFMATAFQAHPYGRPTLGWSSDMSYLSESAMEEFFRRFYAPNNTVIAIVGSVDAETTLKLVKKYFASIPSQPLPLPPVTEEPQQKGERRMTLAWNANPRLIIGYHKPNMPHRDDYILDMVESILIRGRSSRLKRFLIQQEGAAESIDIRNGLPGNRYPNLFTIFASPKTPCPPETLERLIYGEIERLKVEEVSPEELGKTKNLLRADYIRGLSSNEGLAEKLSYFEAMTGDYRYMTTYLTNMDAVTADDIRQAAAKYLTAENRTVGILIPEKSDPQNP, from the coding sequence TTGGCGCTTCCGCCTCTCATGTGGGCAACGGACCTGGAAAACCGGGTACATAAGACGGTTTTGAGCAACGGCCTTGCTGTTTTAATTCTGGAACGCCATATCAGTCCCACCGTGGCACTGTATATCCGCCACCGTGCAGGCGCTGTCGATGAAGCCCTTGGGGAAACGGGGTTGGCGCATTTTCTTGAACACATGATGTTCAAGGGCACCACCTCCATCGGGACTTCGGATTATCAAAAGGAGCAAATAACCCTCCGCAGAATCAGCGAAACGGGACAGGCCATCGACCTTGAACGACGCAAGGGCATCGGGGCCGACGGAAAGAAAATATCAGAAGCACAGGCCCGTCTTGATTCACTGCAAAAAGCACACCGGAAATTTTACATACCCAATGAAATCGACCGCTTGTATACAGAAAACGGAGCGGAACATTTCAACGCCACAACTTCTCAGGATTTGACCAGCTACTATGTAAGCCTTCCATCGAACAAGATCGAACTCTGGGCCCGAATTGAGGCGGACCGCATGACCAACCCCGTCTTCCGCGATTTCTATGTGGAGCGCCAGGTCATCATGGAAGAACGCAGACAGCGTGTCGAGTCGAATCCTTCAGGGAAACTGTACGAAACATTCATGGCGACGGCCTTTCAAGCGCACCCTTACGGACGCCCCACCCTGGGGTGGTCTTCGGATATGTCGTATCTCTCCGAAAGCGCCATGGAAGAATTTTTCCGTCGTTTCTATGCACCAAACAACACCGTCATTGCAATCGTCGGCAGTGTCGATGCCGAAACCACCCTGAAATTGGTCAAGAAATACTTCGCCTCCATTCCCTCTCAGCCGCTGCCGCTGCCGCCTGTAACGGAAGAGCCGCAGCAGAAGGGAGAGCGAAGAATGACGCTCGCTTGGAACGCAAACCCCCGGTTGATCATCGGTTATCACAAACCCAACATGCCGCATCGGGATGATTATATCCTGGATATGGTGGAATCGATTTTGATTCGAGGGCGTTCCTCGCGTCTAAAACGATTTCTGATCCAGCAAGAAGGCGCCGCTGAAAGTATCGATATCCGCAACGGCCTTCCGGGCAATCGGTACCCAAATCTCTTCACCATCTTTGCCTCTCCCAAAACACCCTGTCCGCCGGAAACATTGGAACGCCTCATTTATGGTGAAATTGAGCGCCTCAAGGTGGAAGAGGTTTCGCCCGAAGAACTGGGAAAAACGAAAAACCTGCTGCGCGCTGATTATATCCGGGGGCTCTCGTCGAACGAAGGCTTGGCGGAAAAACTCTCCTACTTTGAGGCAATGACGGGAGATTACCGTTATATGACCACTTACTTGACCAACATGGACGCAGTCACAGCCGATGATATTCGTCAGGCGGCAGCGAAA